TTTTGAGCCTCAAAACCGATCTTCATGGACGCCTCCCGTCCTTCATTTCGGCAGGATCCCCTCGCGTTTTTCCATTTCCTTGAGGTTGAAAAGGATCTCATTGTCGGTGGGACGGTCCGTCGGGTCCTTCCCGATGAACTTGAACCGCACGAACTTTTGGGGGTCGATCAGGATGACCGTGGGCCTCGCGATATCCTTCCCTTCATGACCGCGCGGGTGCCGCGCGCCATAGGCATCGATCACCTTCAACAGGGGATCCGAAAGGAGGGGGAAAGGAAAACGCCATTGGGCGTTGAAGGCCGCCGAATCCTCCACCGGGTCCACGCTGACGGCCACGATGGTGGAGTGGAGCTCCTGGAAGCGGGGATAATCCTCTTTCAGGTTGGACAACTGTTCCTGGCAGGCGCTGCACCAATGGCCCCGGTAAAGGATGAGCACCATGCTCCAACCCGGCTTCAGGTCGGACATCTTGATGATCCGGCCGTCGCTGTCCGAAAGGGAGAAGTCATAGGCCTTGTCCCCCGCTTGGAGCCCTCCCGGTTTTTGCGGAACGGGCGGTTCTCCGTCCCCGCAACCGGCCAAGGCCAGACAGGTCCCCAATAGGAGAAGAATGGGCATCCGCTTGAGCAATGGAGTCATCGGTCGTTCCTTTCGTCGGTCCGTCTCGTTGACATTTTCTTGGGCCCTTCCCAATGATAACGCACCCAGGAGCCGCCGCAAGCCATGAACTTTTTCCGGAAGAACCTTTACGGCCTGGCCTTCGCGTCCTTCCTCGCGCTAGGCAGTGTCCTGACCGTCGAGGCTTTCCACCATCATGACGCGCTGGAAATTCATACCGACCGTTGCTCGGTGCTTTCCTACACCCGGGATCGGCCCATGGGGCGACCATCGTCTGCATTTTCGGGCTGACGGTGGCGGCCATCTCGTCGCTGATACGCATGAAGAACTTGGATCGAGGGGAAAACAAAAAAAGCCGTTCCCCTCAAGGGAACGGCTTTTTTTGTTCGACCTGTCTTTTAAAGAAGGATCAGGAAGGGTTCTTGGTCTCGGCAGGCTTGGTCTCCGGAGGGAGCGAGGCGGCCGGCTGGGCCGAAGCCTTGGCTTCCTCCTCCGGGCTGGCGGCCTTCTTGAATTCCCGCAAGGCCCCGCCCATCGCCTTGGCCAGGTCGGTCAATTTGCTCGGCCCAAAAAGCAGCAGGGCAATGGCCAGGATCAACAAAAGCTCTTCAAAACGTCCCATGGCACGACTCCTCTTGAACAACGGTATGGAATTGATGCTCGTGATTAATAATGCGCCCGGCCGGGCCTTTTTTCAATGTCCAAACTTTCGGCCCGGAAACCAGCTTAAAGACCGGGGACTTCAGCGCGAATGACTTTTGTCATAGTGCCGCAGTAACTGGGAAAGCTGGTCCCGAAAGGCCGCCCGGGCCAGCACCAGGTCCGCCCCCGCTTCCTTCGCGTCCTGGAGCAGGTCGGCACGCAAAGAATCCCCGAAGGCCACCACCGGGATCCGGCGGGTGGAAGGATTCGTCTTCATCTTTTGCACGATCTCGCCCGCGTCCAAGGCCGAGAAGCCCGTTTCCACCAGGACCGCGTCCGGCGTGGTCTCCTGCAACGCGGCCCAGAAGGGTTCCTCCTCCTCGAGTACCAGGAGGTCCACGGAAACCGAAGCCGCGGCCTCTTCCAGGGTCTTCTTGAAGAGGCTCTCCCCGGCCAGGGCGACGATCAATGGGCCTCCAGCCAGCTCTTGCCGACCCCCACGTCCACCTTCAAGGGGACCTTCAGCTTCATGGCATTCTCCATCTCGTGGACGATGAGCTTCTTGGCCTCCTCCACTTCCCCCTTGGGTGCCTCGAAGACCAGTTCGTCATGCACCTGCAACAACATGGTCGTGTCCAGCTTTTTGACCTTCAGCTTTTCGTGGATGCGGAGCATGGCGACCTTGATGAGGTCCGCCGCCGATCCCTGGATGGGGGTGTTGACCGCCATATGCTCGGCCGTGATGCGCAGCCCCACATTGGTGGAATGGATGTCGGGGAGAAGGCGTTTGCGGCCCAGGATGGTGGAGACATAGCCCTGTTCCTTGGCCTTTTCCACGCATTCGGTGGTGAACTTCTGGATGCCGGGATATTTGGCGAAATAGTCCTCGATGAACTTCTTGGCCTCCGCCATGGAGACCCCGTTCTCCCGGGCCAGGCGCTGGGGACCCATGCCGTAGATGACCCCGAAATTGATGGTCTTGGCCTGGTTGCGCTGGGTGGAGGTCACCTGGTCCATCGGGACGCCGAAGACCAGGGAGGCCGTGCGGCGGTGGACATCCTCGTCCTTCTCGAAGGTCCGGATGAGGTTCGGGTCCCCCGTGATGTGGGCCAGGACCCGCAGTTCGATCTGGGAATAGTCGGCCGAGATGAGGACATGCTTGGAGTCCTTCGGCACGAAGGCTCCCCGGATGCGCCGCCCGAACTCGGAGCGGATGGGGATGTTCTGCAGGTTCGGGTCGTTGGAGGAGAGCCGCCCGGTGGCCGCGATGGTCTGGCTGTAGGAAGTGTGGATGCGCCCGTCCTTCGGGGACACCATCTCCGGGAGCACGTCCAGATAGGTGCTCTTCAATTTGGAGAGCTGGCGGTAGTCCAACACCAGGTCGGCGATGGGTACGCCCTTCAAGGACTCCAGCACGTCCACGTCGGTGGCATAGCCCGTTTTGGTCTTCTTGATCCGGGTCCCCGCGACCTTATGGACCTCCATCTTCTCGAAGAGGATCTTCCCCAGTTGCTGGGGGGACCCGATGTTGAACTCTTCCCCGGCTTCCTTGTAGATCTTCCGGGTGAGCTTTTCCACTTCCTTGGCGGCTTCCTTGGAAAGCTCCTTCAGCAGGTCGCTGTCCACACAGATGCCCGCCCGTTCCATATCTTCCAGCACCAGCACCAGGGGCAGTTCCACCTCGCGATAGAGCTTTTCCAACCCTTCTTTTTTTAAGCGGGGGGCGAAGAGATCGTGGGCCCGCAGGGTGAAATCCACGTCCTCGCAGGCATATTGGGTGATGGCCTCGAGCGGCACCCGGTCCATGGTGATCTGTTTCTTGCCCGTCCCGATCAGGGCCTCGGTGGGGATCTTGCGGTAGTTGAAATGCTTCAGGGAAATGGCGTCCAGGTTGTGTTGGCGGTAGGAGGAATCCAGCAGGAAGCTCTCGATCATGGTGTCGAAAGCGAACCCCTTGGGTTCGATCCCGTGGCTTTTGAAGACCGCCCAGTCGTACTTGCTGTTCTGCCCGCCCTTCTCGATCTTGGGATCCTCCAGGAAGGGCTTCAGGAGCTTGACGGCCTTTTCTTTGCCCACCCCATGGTTGAAGGGGATGAAGACCCCCTCTTTCTCCTTCCAAGCCAGGGACACGCCCACGATATCGACCGTCAAGGCGTCCAACCCGGTGGTTTCGGTGTCCACCGCGACCAGCCCCGCCTTGGCGGCGGCCGCCAGGGCCTTTTCGATCTCTTCCTCGGTCAGGAGCGCCCGGTATTTATCGGAAACATGGGGGACCTTGACCTCGCCCGGCTCCGGCGCCGCCTCTTTTTTACTCTTGGCCGCCTTCCCCTTCTTTCCTTTCGCCTCCTTCGGCTCCGGGCTCTCAAGGGTGAACGGCACCTCCCCGAAGGTCTTGGCGTATTCCTCCACCCGGTTGGCGCTGCGGTTGAACTCCAGTTCCTGGAACAATTCCCGCACTTTCGCCATGTCCGGCTGTTCGCAGACCAGGTCCTTCACCTTCTCCTTCAAGGGGACCTCGCAATGGATGGTCACCAGTTCCCTCGAAAGGTCTGCCAGTTTCCGGTTCTTTTCCAGGGTCTCCTTGAGTTTTGGTTTTTGGATCTTATCGACGTTCTTGAAGAGATTTTCGAAGGAGCCGTATTCCTGGATGAGGGTGGTCGCCGTCTTTTCCCCTATCCCCGGCACCCCCGGCACGTTGTCCGAGGCGTCGCCCATGAGGGCCAGCACGTCGATGACCTGCTCGGGCTTGACCCCGAACTTCTCCATCACGTCCTTCTCGTCCGCCATGGACCAGTCGTCCGGCCATTTGGGCTTGAACATCTTCACCGAGGGCCCGATGAGCTGCATGAAATCCTTGTCCCCGGACACGATCACACTGTCCACCTTCTCTTTTTTCGCGCGCTCGACCAGGGTCCCGATGATGTCGTCCGCCTCGAACCCCGGTTTCTTGAGCATGGGGACCTTGAGCGCCTCGATCATCTTGAAAAGATAAGGGAAGGATTTGGAGAGGTCCTCCGGCATCTCGTCCCGGTTGGCCTTGTAGTCCTTGTACATCTTGTGGCGGAAGGTGGGCTCGCTGGTGTCGAAGACCACGGCGAAGTACTCGGGTTTCTGTTTTTCCAGGATCATCAGGAGGGTGGTCAGGAACCCGAAGACCGCCGAAGTGTTGAGGCCATGGGTGGTCATCCGGGGGTTCTTGATGAAGGCGTAGTAGGAACGGTAGGCGACGGCCGCGCCGTCCAGAAGGAACAACCGGGGTTTCGCCATGATCACTTATTCCTTTTCTTCCCCGACAAGGGGATGGACGAGATCAAACGGATCGGTTTTTTGAGCCCCGGGTCGACCTCGACCAGGGCCAGGCGGGCGTAACGCCCTTTGAGCCCCGAAAATTTTTTGCGGACCAGGTCCATCCCTGCGGCCAGTTCCCCCGGGGACAAGTGGATGGAAAGGGTGCAATGGGGGACCCAATTTTCGGGTAGATAATAGTCCCAATTCCCCCGGGTGACACCGGGCAGGAACCGATGCAGGGCCTCGTGGATCTCCAGAAGGAAGCGCCCAACCTTGGGGGAAAGGAACAGCACCCCCTCCTTGCCGGGGAAGGTCCCCAAAGCCGAAAGTTGCGCGGGACGGGGCGGAAAGGTCCCCGAGAGCTTTTTGAGGGTCGAATGGAGCTTGTTCCCATCATAGGAATCGAAGACCGCTAGGCTCACGTGGGGTGTGGCGCCCAAGGTGGAAAAGATCGCGGGAATTCCCCGCTTCTCGAGGGCTTGTCCCAGCCTTTGGACCTCTAGGTCCAATTTCGGGTCGAAAAAAAGTTCGATGGCAAAGGGCATGGGGGCCTGGGGACGGATAATGAAAAAGCCCCTCCCCGCATACGGGGAGGGGCTTCAATTTAACTACTGAAAACGATTTAAAGGAACGGCTAAAAAATTAAACCGGAATGCCGTATTTCTGCTTGGCCTCGGCGGTCATGTTCTCGATATCTTCCATCAAGAGCTGCGCCTTGGTGTGGGCCACCCGCTTGAGTTCGGTCGCGAGGGTCCCTTTCAAACGGGTCCGCAGCATGTCCGCCACCTTGCGGGGAGCGTAGACATAGATGTCGACCCCATCGTCCTTGTAGTTGGAGAAATCATTGCGGATGATCGCCTGGGGGGCGAGCCGCTTGACCTCCGATTCCATCTTCTTCGCCAATTGTTCTGCGCCGGTTTGGGCCACTGGGTACTCCTTCGGGCGTGATACCGGAAGTGCCACTTCCGGCGTAACTTTCTGATTTTTAATTTAACAAAATGCGCAAGTTTGTCAACGATACCCGGCTTTGCGGAAAAGGTTGAGCACGCGGTCGAGGTCGTCGAGGGAATAATATTCGAAGCAAACCGTACCCTTCTGCCGCCCGTTGGGACGCACCGTCACCTTGGTGCCCAGCCAGTTGCGCAGGTTCTCCTCCAGCTTGGCGATGTTCGGGTCCTTGGCCTTGCCCGTTTTCCCTTTCCGCGTCGGACCCTTCTGGTCCTGGAGCCATTTTTCCACATCCCGTACCGTGAAACCTTGGCGGACGATCCTCTCCGCCCATTTGTATTGCTCCTGGGGTGTCGCCAGGGAAGCCAGGACCCGGGCATGGCCCGCGGTCAATTCCCCGGAGGCCAGCATGGATTTCACCTCGGGGGAAAGCTTGAGGAGCCGCAGGGCGTTGGCCACCG
This genomic stretch from bacterium harbors:
- a CDS encoding peroxiredoxin family protein, which codes for MTPLLKRMPILLLLGTCLALAGCGDGEPPVPQKPGGLQAGDKAYDFSLSDSDGRIIKMSDLKPGWSMVLILYRGHWCSACQEQLSNLKEDYPRFQELHSTIVAVSVDPVEDSAAFNAQWRFPFPLLSDPLLKVIDAYGARHPRGHEGKDIARPTVILIDPQKFVRFKFIGKDPTDRPTDNEILFNLKEMEKREGILPK
- a CDS encoding twin-arginine translocase TatA/TatE family subunit, whose protein sequence is MGRFEELLLILAIALLLFGPSKLTDLAKAMGGALREFKKAASPEEEAKASAQPAASLPPETKPAETKNPS
- the polA gene encoding DNA polymerase I, producing the protein MAKPRLFLLDGAAVAYRSYYAFIKNPRMTTHGLNTSAVFGFLTTLLMILEKQKPEYFAVVFDTSEPTFRHKMYKDYKANRDEMPEDLSKSFPYLFKMIEALKVPMLKKPGFEADDIIGTLVERAKKEKVDSVIVSGDKDFMQLIGPSVKMFKPKWPDDWSMADEKDVMEKFGVKPEQVIDVLALMGDASDNVPGVPGIGEKTATTLIQEYGSFENLFKNVDKIQKPKLKETLEKNRKLADLSRELVTIHCEVPLKEKVKDLVCEQPDMAKVRELFQELEFNRSANRVEEYAKTFGEVPFTLESPEPKEAKGKKGKAAKSKKEAAPEPGEVKVPHVSDKYRALLTEEEIEKALAAAAKAGLVAVDTETTGLDALTVDIVGVSLAWKEKEGVFIPFNHGVGKEKAVKLLKPFLEDPKIEKGGQNSKYDWAVFKSHGIEPKGFAFDTMIESFLLDSSYRQHNLDAISLKHFNYRKIPTEALIGTGKKQITMDRVPLEAITQYACEDVDFTLRAHDLFAPRLKKEGLEKLYREVELPLVLVLEDMERAGICVDSDLLKELSKEAAKEVEKLTRKIYKEAGEEFNIGSPQQLGKILFEKMEVHKVAGTRIKKTKTGYATDVDVLESLKGVPIADLVLDYRQLSKLKSTYLDVLPEMVSPKDGRIHTSYSQTIAATGRLSSNDPNLQNIPIRSEFGRRIRGAFVPKDSKHVLISADYSQIELRVLAHITGDPNLIRTFEKDEDVHRRTASLVFGVPMDQVTSTQRNQAKTINFGVIYGMGPQRLARENGVSMAEAKKFIEDYFAKYPGIQKFTTECVEKAKEQGYVSTILGRKRLLPDIHSTNVGLRITAEHMAVNTPIQGSAADLIKVAMLRIHEKLKVKKLDTTMLLQVHDELVFEAPKGEVEEAKKLIVHEMENAMKLKVPLKVDVGVGKSWLEAH
- a CDS encoding 2'-5' RNA ligase family protein, with the translated sequence MPFAIELFFDPKLDLEVQRLGQALEKRGIPAIFSTLGATPHVSLAVFDSYDGNKLHSTLKKLSGTFPPRPAQLSALGTFPGKEGVLFLSPKVGRFLLEIHEALHRFLPGVTRGNWDYYLPENWVPHCTLSIHLSPGELAAGMDLVRKKFSGLKGRYARLALVEVDPGLKKPIRLISSIPLSGKKRNK
- a CDS encoding ParB/RepB/Spo0J family partition protein, whose product is RRYRAAQKLGMLTVPVIEVQASDVESLELALIENLQRADLSPLEEAEGYRRLQEEFSMTQEQISLKVGKDRATVANALRLLKLSPEVKSMLASGELTAGHARVLASLATPQEQYKWAERIVRQGFTVRDVEKWLQDQKGPTRKGKTGKAKDPNIAKLEENLRNWLGTKVTVRPNGRQKGTVCFEYYSLDDLDRVLNLFRKAGYR